CTGAAAAACGTGCCTATAGGGTCTTTTGTCATGCATTTCATGCTCGTCATCATCTATCCAAACAAGATACAAATATATAACTTGTGTTTCTGTCTCTGTCTGTTGTTAATTCCAAACAGAATACTAATACTATTCTTTTAAGTCTTTGTCTCTtattttcctttctctttctctgtTTCGGTGTATCTGTCTCTGGATAGAATCTGAACGGAGCCTAGGACCTTATTGAAATTTGTATACAATATATGGATTTGATTGCAAAGTCTTATACTATTAGGATCTAATTGAAGATTGAATGAAACTATATGAGCTTCTTGAATAATTTAACCTCCTATCAATTACATATGATATATTGACCAATAGTGTATCTCTTATCTTGAAAGTTCCTTTGCTTGTTCTCCTTCAAAGGTTGATTAAGAACAACACTACACAAGTTGTTGATCCACCCAATgtagatgaagaagatgaagaacctTTGCCTCAAGAGTTTGTCCTTGTTGAAAAGACTGAACCTGATGGAACAATTGAGCAAATAATATTTTCTTCAGGTGGAGATATTGATGTTTATGACCTTCAAGCTCTCTGTGACAAGGTGTGTATCTAATGCGTCTTTATGTCGTGCATTAATGTTTCTATTATCGTGTTTGTTTGGTGTAATAATGCATATGCTAGCCTTGGAATTCATCTAAATCTTATCTGAAGAATTgatgaaaatcatcaagaacatcctTTGTTACATCTTTGGActgataacaataattaatttcttGTTCAATATTCTAGTTTCCTTTACAATTAACAACATAAAGAACTCGTTTACCTATTTACATCATTCATGGAAATAGTTTACTTAAATCCAAAATTTCAGTACTGAATTGgcccttttatttttttctctttttctcaatAAACAAACCCGCACTCATATGACGAGTGGTTCATCTCTTTAACAGGTAGGGTGGCCACGGAGGCCATTGTCGAAATTAGCTGCTGCTTTAAAAAATAGCTATATTGTAGCCTCATTGCATTCTGTAAGAAAGTCTCCAGGATCAGGTAAAAATAATATGATTCCTTGCTGTGTCCTGCGTTTACATTGACTGTTCTAGTTGTTATGTTTTTTCTTTGTGCCTGTGGTTATCCAAACCTATTTGATGAACATTTTGGTGTACTTGGCGAAGTTATTTCACAGAGGGGAATGAACAAAAGAGATTAATCGGCATGGCTCGTGCTACTTCAGACCATGCCTTCAATGCCACAATTTGGGATGTCCTAGTTGATCCTGGTTACCAGGTATTTTCTGTCAACCAAACATTAACTTCAATTTTGGTGCTGCTTACCGAAAGAGTTTACATTTGGTGTCTATAACTCTATTTGAActtataacataaaaattaagctataatttttaAGGCAAAGAAAGAACAATTCCAATAAGCAATAACCTTTATCATGCTTTATGTGCAACTTATATTCTGTTGTTTGCTTGAAAGTATGTTGGGTAAAATAAATGCACTTGAATTCAGAGGAAGCTAAGCTTGTATGCATATAAAGTGGTGTCGAATTCAGGCATTTCTGCCAAATCATTTTTGTGCTTGAGTGCCTCATGTAAGCATGAATTCCGGCTGTGTTAGCTGAAGTACGGGTTATTGATGTCGTTGTAACTTGTATAGGGCCAAGGTCTTGGTAAAGCTCTTGTAGAGAAACTGATTCGAGCTCTTTTGCAAAGGGACATCGGCAATATAACTCTGTTTGCAGATAGTAAAGGTAAAACAACATTTGCAAAGTTTACGCCTATTATCATCGACAATGTCCGATATAATTGAACTTGACTGCTATGTCATTAGTGCTTAGATAGTTTGTGCGCTTGCGCCATCATTTCGATAGTTTGGCCTTAGGGTAAATACACTGACCTTCTTAAAGTTAGGTAATATTACACACGACAGGCCTTAATTTTGGTGGGAACTCACATGCAGTTGTCTTTATATGAAGTTGTTAGTTGAGACAGTTAGATAACAATTTAGTCAAACATGTCAACTTATCTAACGGTTCTTAATTAATAACTTCACATGAAGATAACTGCATGTGAGTATATTGAGTGTCATATAACTTAATCCGCAGGAGCAGTTAGTGTGTATATTTTTACTGATTGAGAGGTGTTGTGTGTAATATAAACGTGTTCTTCGATCCGACTATCATCGCCTCTTGTTGATGGCCTGCACACTATGAACATTCTGCTATTCCTTTAGTCCAACATTTGATTGgaaggttagggtttcatttcatGCTTGGAGTTTCACATTTTCTTTTGTATGTTGAATGCAGTTGTGGATTTCTACCGGAATTTAGGttttgaagctgaccctgaaggCATAAAAGGCATGTTTTGGTACCCAAATTACTAATTGCAACCATTGACTAACTTTGCAACCAATGTGTATGCAAGTTTATATCTTGATTTTATAATATGAAATTACACAGAATTGACATcaatttgtaattattattattgcgtTAGGCGCTagtatttttcctttttatatccaaattatttgattaaagaaTTAGATTCACATATAAAAAGTTGAGTATTTACTTTGTACTTGAAAAAAACATGTGACAATGTTGGTTATCTCTTGGTGCCTATTAGTATTTGGTTTGGGAGTAAAAGAGGGTGAAAATTTCATTAATCAAATgttatgtgtatttttttttttttttttgtggacgGATAAATACTTATATAGGATTTTTTCTTTTAACTCAACAAAAGAATTGTGTGATTTTTTAATGATtaagaatttatatatttaattttgattattgaGTTATGCagtttctataaaataaaaaatctgttTGTCATTTCATTATATAGAAATATTATCTATGAAAATTCACCTTCTACTCTATTTTACATTCATACCAATGCCAAACTGACCGTTCCCCTCCATTTTTTATGCATAATGTataatcaaataatattttttattgttggacGAATTTTTTTTAATCGAAAGCTCAACACAAGAATAAATGTTtgatttatcaaattttcataccCGTCAATCCTCTCTCTTATATGTTAGTACGGACGAAATTTTGGATTCAAAATATTACTGTTTTTCTCCCCatgaaatttttcattttttccatgCTTTTCTCAACTTGTGATCCAAAAGCCACactatatttttttggttttttatggtaTCCTTCAATCCGATAAGCTAAAAATTAATTCGTCGCGAATTGGAGTTCTATTTAAAAGTTTGTCGTGGCTAATGAGTTGCTACATGCACAAGACGAAATTCGAATCTCCAACACTTGTTTAAGTACACTAGTGAACTAATCACTAGATCAACCTAATTTGATTAAAGTCGCACTATATATTCATAGGAAAAATGAAAATTCCTTCTCTATCCAGTTTTGGCAGGGAAAAAAATTGTGTACTTGTCCAAGTTATTATTCAAAATATACGTTTCAGAATGATATAATAATTGATTAGCATTGTGTCCGAAGTGTTCTTAACTTTAACGGTGAGAACAAAATgcaaatgattattttttttttatttctatcatATCTCTTGGTCCGATAAATCATGACTATTATGTTGCAgatttaaattctatttaaacATTTGTTActagtcaataaattattatatttttttcaaagatagtagattatatttcattaattattgaaaaatgaaatacaaagatgtccaaaagcagGATAGCATAATAAAAATtgggaatttttcaaaaatactatatTGAAAGTATTCATCCAACGGTGCGTGGtcgaaaaatgaagaaaaatcttaaagaagaaagaatgataaatcaaattgaatgaaaCTAAGAGTTTGCCTCATGAAAAAGACGACTTAAACTGGAAGTTCTTTAGATTTTACGAAACAACTTGACAGAATTTActagaatggcagacggcattgaagtagaacctgcaataaattattacatacacTTACAAAAAGAtgcaaatatatctttttttttatatttgattgtGTATGCaaactaaaaaatctaaaattactcAATAGAATTGATTCAAGttaattattttacattttgaattttgattattcttcattttgtcccaaaaattttacAATTCTCGGTCTAAACATACTCTAAGGCTTTTCTACTACTGCAATTAAAAATCTTGAAACAAGCAtctctttaaaattttgaaaacaatatAGTTAATTAATATAGAGGCATAGATGGAATGACAGAAGCATCTAATGACTCTATAAGAGGCTGCTTGTGGAGTAATGCTTTTCTTagtcaataaaaataaatgatgatgatgtctaccaaaattaattaacatCCCAGTTCGCAATAGGCCAATAGTGACTGCTTATAAGACTTTAATTTCTCCACAGCACGTTTTGTGTTAATCCTAATCTCGTTGCTTCTACTCTTAGCTAGAAATAGAATGCCACAGAATTCCATAAAAATTATATGCTAAATTACATGGTTAGTCCTAGGAGTGTTGATGGTCAGATAAAATCGAATTTGATGTGATCCAAATTCAGTTCGAAATATATATCGGGTCTATTTGTTAGATTCGAATCCGACTCTATACCTAATGAAACTTATACATTTTCGAGTCACGATTATATCGGGTAAAAATCAGGTAAAAATTGGACCGTTGAcattaccttcttgtaagctagtatgtgaaaatatccaaattttcaagactccaactaTTATTTAACATagaaaaattcacttaaaaaaaatatagcaagAACCTACCTTtccctaaaattaaagcataaccacaatcaatactaatattgtctaataacaccatatatttaaataaatacaaataacacaattttatgcattagtctaaagtcttatgcattttaaacataaaacattaacttatagtcttataatgactataacacaaaatattaaggtttaccatacttaaattccacacaagaatagccatcatccatcactaataacataaaattttaattgtgtatgatgatcggGCCATCGGGTCGAATTCGGGTGACTCGAGTCTCGAGCTATGTCTcgaacccgacccgaaataatatcgggtctatttttgagacccttacctgaTCCTAGATccggtgaaatcacaccaaatttgCCCCTAAAAAATTCGGACCCGGATCATGAACACCCCTAATTAGTCCTATATTTTAATTGAAATTACAATTTgatcttaatattttaaaaatttataattagatcctAGAAGAAGTATGATTTTGTAATTGGGTCTCAATGACATTAAACGTCTaaaaaaaggttgaaaaatatGTTTGATCATATACCCTTACTCAGAAATGTAATTAGGGCTCGTTTATGATGAGAAGACGAAGAAGGACTTGTTTCGGTGAGTTTTtatgaaaagattttttttaatatttttctaaaaaattttttaaaaaaataaaaataatttcatatttaaatatctcatgtaaaaatatctttttatttaacaattatatttgggtacaataatataaaagtattttttatttatttattatgttaaaaatattttttttaaataaaatttttttaaaaaaatgtaaattgtagcttataaaatttttttaaaatttttttagtgattttacttttattattaaaattctgcaaaacacactaaaaaattaaaaaaaagatattttttaaaagaatatatttttttaataacttaatGACGCCCAAACAAACTCGAAAATCTTTTCCATCTCTCTGCAATTCTTATTAGGGTTCAATGATTTTTTTAAGTTTGGATGGATCCAAGTCACTTGTTCGAAGAAAGCTCAGACATCTAGGAGCATAAACAAGAGAAGACATCAATGTTTTTTGTGGGAAAACAGTCGTTGTGCTTCCATTCTCGTGTATGAACAATCCAGATAGGAGATTCGTGGCTTGTTGTAAAGTATCAAAGTATAATTTCTTTGAATGAATTGACGAAGAAGATGTGAAGGGTGGATTCAAGCAAAAGGAGAAAATGGTCCACTGTTTTGTGGAGATGTCCTGATACTTCAAACTTCTAGTATTGTGATGAGTCGAAATAGAAGATTTATCTCCTATCCTAGTAGAAGatgctaatttttttaattgattaataAAGAAGATAAGGCTGGATCTGGATCTGCATCGACCTAACAAAAAAATAAGACTACAGGAAACTCAAAGCATGCTGGAGATTTTGAAAGGTTGgataaaattaataattctatacTAATAAAGACACACAAAAAAAGATTGATAGATTAAATATGGAGATGAGACGTATAGAAGCAAGTGTTTGAAGATTGTGTGCTGCTTTTGTATTGTTCCAACAACAAATTAGAAGATTGAAGAGTGATATccaaaaataagtaattgattAATAGAAGATTGGAGAAAATGGCCAAGTATTTTTGTGGAGATGTCCTGATACTTCAAACTTCTAGTATTGTGATGAATCGAAATAGAAGATTTATCTTCTATCCTAGTAGAAGATGctgatttttttaattgattaagaAAGAAGACAAAGTTGGGTCTGGGTCTGCATCGGCCTAACAAAGAAATAAGACTATAGAAAACTCAAAGCATGCTGGAAATTTTGAAAGGTCGGATAAAATTAATAATTCTGtactaataaagacacaaaaaaaatattgatagatTAAATATGGAAATAAGACGTATAAAAGCAAGTGTTTGAAGATTGTGTGCTGCTTTTGTattgtttcaacaacaaattATAAGATTGGAGAGtgatatccaaaaaaaaaaattgtagacTATGATGTTGAGTTGTGTAATAGTGCTAATATTTGTAGTGTATTTATTTAGTTAAGTTTTATGAATTGAGGCAGAAGTGTATTGTAGTGTGTTTGTGTACTGTTAAATATAATCTTTGTATTATATATGTTTAAGTGGTAATGAAAGACATTATTGAGCACCAGTACAAGTGACTATTTtgccaataaaataaataacattgatattatttttttgtacaaAAGTCTATTAGACAACatacaaaataaaatagttaatattcATAGTTGTGTAATTAAAATGGTCCTTCTAAAATAATAAGCCCCATgccaaacaaaacaaaactaataaaaaagatCCAACTATATGATAATAACAAAGTCAAAGTGATCCTCATGATCACTATCATCAATATTGTCATCAAATTTATTCTCCTTATTAGaagatttttattaattaatcacTTCTACTTCAACTAAATCATTGCCATCACCATTATATTTGCCATCATAAGATACATCGTCTTTATAATTAGAGATTATTTCAATTCTATTTCTTTGTCTACATCTATTAACCACGTACACATGATAATGTTTAGTTGTTTTTTGTTCTCCTACAAATTTATCTATTCTCATAGTATCTCCATCAGATTTTAATTCACTAAGGACATCTTTCAATGTAACTCCAAGTTCAATCCACCAAATTTTGACATTGTCCGTATATCTGTTCCTTTAACTTAGTAACAATTTCTTGCAATGACCACTTATCTAAGTAAAATTACAATGCCACCACTATCATTTTACTAAGGTATTTTTTTTCATCTCTTGTATTAGCTAACTTACCACCATGGTGAAGATCAATAATAAACAACAAATCTttcatcactacaaaaaaaaggccTATCCAAAAATTCTAAATACACTAGATAGTTTTATcccattgaaaataaaataaaataaaataaaagcataagTCCATAATGTTCACATCACAACTAGAAGCTAGATTGAGGGTTACAAATTCTTGTCTCTTCCAGTGATGTCCTTGCAAAATCTACTCTTTAACTTTCAATAATATCAAGCTTTCATCGTCTTCACCCGTTGCGAACCACACTCAACAACTGAATCCAACAATGAAAGCAAAGtaagagaaagattttgaaaaaaagaaagctcaaagacaatGAAGACTACGAAAAGTATGTGTGAGATTTTTTGCTATTTTCAAATTTGAGAATATAAAATGGAgagatattttctctttattgtcTTACATGTACAACTTATATGTTCAAATTAACAAATATGCTGAAAAATATTTAGTTAACTCAAATCTTATTTGAACAATGAAAactaaattacaaaattttagtttgtttagagacctaattataaatttttgaaatgtaaggactaatttataattttagtaaaaatataaagactaattgtataatttaactaaaattatatatacaagaATTCTGTATTATTTGCCAGTGTTGaatattgaaaaaagaaaagtagGTAAAAGAATTATTTGTAACTGTTCGTGAGTTCGGATGGTTGGTTGACGACGAGGTGCATGAGATATTGAGGGAACCTGAACATGAGTTTTCGACGGGAGAGGTTGCGTGTGAGATTTGTCGGTTGGACGGCGGGTGGAGCTACCTGCATAGACACTCTGATGTCAAAGTAAGCGTCTATACGATAAGATTAGGGTTATGGTGACGTACCTGGGGAGAGAGGTAGGTCCTTCTCCTTTATCCCTATTTGTTCGGATGGGCCATCCTTTTGTTAGGGCTCAACCCCTCAGAAGTTTCTACCAGCTGTCCAGATCTTCTCTTGTGAAGACTGGGTTACGTTGAGGGCGTTTTGGCGTACAGACGGACTGCGGGTTCGCTTGATGGATCCCCAATTCTTATTGGGTTGGGCCAGAACATTAATGAATATGAATAAGCCAAGGCATGTTGAGGTTAACCATGCTGCCCatgcaaaaaataataatagcaaTCATGCCTTAAAGCCACCTATGTTGGAGGAAGAATTAGTTACAAGTTAAGGACAGATGAAAAATATAAGGGTAAATCAAAGCCCAAGAAGAAGTGCAAGTGCGAGAGCTACTAATAGGTGGTTAGAGAACTATTCTTGGTAGCGTGATGTGATATTTCTCACTCCCTTATGTTATTCTCATCTTCCccctttcttttctattctttctccttctctttctttcttttcttctgtcATAAAATTCTTCATTGACTCCCCTTTTCTAAAATTCAATAAGGGTTACTAAACGAGGAGTCGAAAAATTGTACTTTTGTGATGTCTTTTTACATTatcctttcttttctttactatactgattctttttttttgtacTATTACATTGAAGTTTTTGTCCTCTATAATGTGTTATACTTGCTTCTGTTATTCCAtttaataaaattcatatttcaccATTCCATTATCATTTCCCT
The sequence above is drawn from the Arachis hypogaea cultivar Tifrunner chromosome 4, arahy.Tifrunner.gnm2.J5K5, whole genome shotgun sequence genome and encodes:
- the LOC112797253 gene encoding probable acetyltransferase TAP2: MLTLNLTPLPSSFSVANCPLFIQKTQLLIPSNLSYSFSATETRKLKTFQLKAGFWESIKSGLIKNNTTQVVDPPNVDEEDEEPLPQEFVLVEKTEPDGTIEQIIFSSGGDIDVYDLQALCDKVGWPRRPLSKLAAALKNSYIVASLHSVRKSPGSEGNEQKRLIGMARATSDHAFNATIWDVLVDPGYQGQGLGKALVEKLIRALLQRDIGNITLFADSKVVDFYRNLGFEADPEGIKGMFWYPNY